From Humisphaera borealis, the proteins below share one genomic window:
- a CDS encoding porin, whose translation MSNRKLLSAAACAVLGMSGLARADEVAPAAPSFQPYALLVDEAPARKPLMALLDKAGFAKGMDDIGLTVGGRVEGSYTYSFSSPPGNVITGRVFDFENQDLTLNQLAFVLDKQVKSDAFDVGGRVEVIWGSDSRLIHSVGLFDHYDSSSPANQWDLNQAYLDINFPSVAKVRVGKFNTPVGYEVIDPTGNALYSHSFMFGYAIPFTHTGVTATFKLNEDTALMVGVTRGWDTSTEDNNDTVDFMGQIAYAFPKGEANLYLTVISGADQAGDNDNWRTLVDLIYTRSLGDNVTVALNADYAYEANSATAVGGSDAQWFGVAGYLGVKMSDMVTLNTRLEYFNDQDGARLTGGVGGTSLYGATAGLSIRPFAHDALGQNLVIRPEIRFDYAEKKFFDGATDRYQLTAAIDAIFSF comes from the coding sequence ATGTCGAATCGAAAGCTCTTGAGTGCGGCTGCTTGTGCGGTCCTTGGAATGTCCGGCCTGGCTCGGGCAGATGAAGTCGCCCCGGCTGCTCCATCGTTTCAGCCCTATGCCCTGCTCGTTGATGAAGCGCCGGCCCGCAAGCCCCTGATGGCCCTTCTCGACAAGGCCGGCTTTGCCAAGGGAATGGACGACATCGGTCTGACCGTTGGTGGCCGTGTCGAAGGCAGCTACACCTACAGCTTCAGCTCGCCTCCGGGGAATGTCATCACCGGTCGCGTCTTCGATTTCGAGAATCAGGACCTGACGCTCAACCAGCTTGCTTTCGTTTTAGACAAGCAGGTTAAGTCAGACGCGTTCGATGTCGGCGGTCGAGTGGAAGTGATCTGGGGCTCGGACAGCCGGCTCATTCACTCGGTCGGCCTGTTCGACCACTACGATTCGAGCAGCCCCGCCAACCAGTGGGATCTCAACCAGGCTTACCTTGACATCAACTTCCCGAGCGTGGCAAAGGTGCGCGTCGGTAAGTTCAACACGCCGGTAGGTTACGAAGTGATCGATCCAACCGGCAACGCGCTGTACAGCCACAGCTTCATGTTCGGCTATGCGATTCCGTTCACGCATACCGGCGTGACGGCGACGTTCAAGCTCAATGAGGACACGGCGTTGATGGTCGGCGTGACCCGCGGCTGGGACACCAGCACCGAAGACAACAACGACACCGTCGACTTCATGGGCCAGATCGCCTACGCCTTCCCCAAAGGCGAAGCCAACCTGTACCTGACGGTCATCTCCGGCGCCGATCAGGCCGGCGACAACGACAACTGGCGCACGCTGGTGGACCTGATCTACACCCGCTCGCTTGGCGACAACGTAACCGTCGCGCTCAATGCCGACTACGCCTACGAAGCCAACAGTGCTACGGCCGTCGGCGGATCGGACGCCCAGTGGTTCGGCGTGGCCGGATATCTTGGCGTCAAGATGTCGGACATGGTTACGCTGAACACCCGCCTCGAGTACTTCAACGATCAGGACGGCGCCCGTCTGACCGGCGGCGTCGGTGGCACCAGCCTGTACGGGGCGACCGCGGGTCTTTCGATTCGCCCGTTCGCCCACGACGCTCTGGGCCAGAACCTGGTCATTCGTCCGGAAATCCGGTTCGACTACGCCGAGAAGAAGTTCTTCGACGGCGCGACCGATCGCTACCAGCTGACGGCCGCGATCGACGCGATCTTCAGCTTCTGA
- the pruA gene encoding L-glutamate gamma-semialdehyde dehydrogenase, with protein sequence MHVTIGDPQLPSVCSHHVSDTETRTQAIGHDLLRDARRRGSGEPWLDRLLMYQGMKDEQVKAELFRFVDVLPTLTHDRQITAHLKEYLGTVATRLPPFAATALRMLPDGGMLGGIVADVARLGATRMARRFIAASDLPGAIEAVESLRARNLAFTIDLLGEAVLSIVEARRYQGLYLKLIEGLSAASKSWPHNALVDEDPSAGPAANGKSSGAAGVMPPVNVSVKLSSLYSQFDPIDPDGTSREVRDQLRPILRLARNCGVFVNIDMEQFSYKDVTLQIFKEVFEEPEFRDWPHVGIAIQAYLTSSGDDLRDLANWAERRGTPVWVRLVKGAYWDYETVIAAQNDWPIPVFTEKAATDANFEKLTTFLFDHHQWLRPAIASHNIRSIAHALAEAEARELPPGSFEFQMLFGMAEPIKATLIELGHRVRVYTPFGQLLPGMAYLVRRLLENTSNESFLKAGFADNVSEERLLMNPTNVKSGARTSTSASSLRHEAGGTTPRFRNEPLTDFTRPENRTAMRSALDAARRRLGETLPIVIGGRRIETGRWVDSVNPAWRGEIVARGAAATAEIATSAIDIARDAFPAWRDTPAGQRADLLRKVALILRRDKFALAALEVFETGKQWREADADIAEAIDFCHFCADEMQRLTRPHRRDIPGEDNEYFYEPRGVAVVIAPWNFPLAILCGMTAAALVAGNTVIMKPAEQSPAVSARLMDAFEEAGVPKGVVNYLPGIGEEVGPVLVKHPDTSLIAFTGSRAVGMLIARQAAELAEGQEQIKRVIAELGGKNAVIVDDDADLDEAVHGVVASAFGYSGQKCSACSRVIVLDSVYETFLSRLVESTRSLEIGPAENPGYYLGPVIDDEAQRRILAMIDRARRQSRLAYQADVSALASEGSYVPPTIFADVSPSASIAQEEVFGPVLAVIRAADLTDALRIANGTKYALTGGLFSRSPANIDRVRREFRVGNLYINRKITGALVDRQPFGGFKLSGVGSKAGGPDYLQQFLIPRVITENTLRRGFAPAVDE encoded by the coding sequence ATGCACGTTACGATCGGCGATCCCCAACTCCCCTCCGTATGCTCACATCACGTCAGCGACACCGAGACACGCACCCAGGCCATCGGGCACGATCTACTGAGGGACGCACGCAGACGCGGTAGCGGCGAACCCTGGCTCGACCGGCTGCTTATGTATCAGGGGATGAAGGATGAGCAGGTGAAGGCCGAGCTGTTTCGCTTCGTCGACGTGCTGCCGACGCTGACGCACGATCGCCAGATCACCGCTCACCTGAAGGAGTATCTGGGCACCGTCGCGACGAGGCTGCCGCCGTTCGCGGCAACCGCACTGCGAATGTTGCCCGACGGTGGAATGCTTGGCGGGATCGTCGCCGACGTGGCCCGCCTGGGTGCCACGCGCATGGCCAGGCGGTTCATCGCCGCCAGTGATCTCCCGGGCGCCATTGAGGCGGTCGAGTCGCTTCGAGCCAGGAATCTGGCATTCACAATCGATCTGCTCGGCGAAGCCGTGCTTTCGATCGTCGAAGCAAGGCGATACCAGGGGCTCTACCTCAAGCTGATCGAAGGCCTCTCCGCGGCAAGCAAGTCGTGGCCGCACAATGCTTTGGTCGACGAGGACCCTTCGGCGGGGCCGGCGGCGAACGGCAAATCCTCCGGCGCCGCAGGTGTCATGCCGCCGGTCAATGTGTCTGTGAAGCTCTCTTCACTGTACAGCCAGTTCGACCCCATCGACCCCGACGGCACCAGCCGTGAAGTGCGCGACCAGCTCAGGCCGATCCTGCGGCTTGCCCGCAACTGCGGCGTGTTCGTCAACATCGACATGGAGCAGTTCAGCTACAAGGACGTCACGCTCCAGATCTTCAAGGAAGTGTTCGAAGAACCCGAGTTCCGCGACTGGCCGCATGTCGGCATCGCGATACAGGCGTACCTGACCTCCAGCGGCGACGACCTTCGTGACCTTGCGAACTGGGCCGAACGCCGTGGAACCCCGGTCTGGGTGAGGCTGGTCAAGGGCGCGTACTGGGACTACGAAACGGTCATCGCCGCGCAGAACGACTGGCCGATTCCCGTCTTCACCGAGAAAGCCGCGACCGATGCCAACTTCGAAAAACTTACGACCTTCCTGTTCGACCACCATCAATGGCTGCGACCGGCGATCGCGAGCCACAACATCCGATCGATCGCACACGCCTTGGCCGAAGCGGAGGCACGCGAGCTTCCGCCGGGGAGTTTCGAGTTTCAGATGCTGTTCGGGATGGCCGAGCCCATCAAGGCCACGCTCATCGAGCTCGGCCATCGCGTACGCGTCTACACCCCTTTCGGACAGCTTCTGCCGGGGATGGCTTACCTTGTTCGTCGCCTGCTGGAGAACACTAGTAACGAGTCGTTTCTGAAGGCGGGATTCGCCGACAATGTTTCCGAAGAGAGGCTGCTGATGAATCCGACCAACGTCAAATCGGGAGCCCGCACGTCCACATCCGCATCGAGCCTTCGGCACGAGGCGGGCGGAACGACACCCAGGTTCCGCAACGAACCGCTCACCGACTTTACGCGTCCCGAGAACCGCACGGCGATGCGTTCCGCATTGGACGCCGCCCGAAGGCGACTGGGGGAGACGCTGCCGATCGTCATTGGCGGACGGCGAATTGAGACCGGTCGCTGGGTCGATTCGGTGAACCCCGCCTGGCGAGGCGAAATCGTCGCCCGTGGCGCAGCAGCGACCGCGGAGATCGCCACCTCAGCGATAGACATCGCCCGAGACGCATTTCCCGCCTGGCGCGACACGCCGGCCGGACAACGGGCCGACTTGCTGCGGAAAGTCGCCCTGATTCTGCGACGTGACAAGTTCGCGCTGGCGGCGCTGGAAGTCTTTGAAACCGGCAAGCAATGGCGCGAGGCCGACGCCGACATCGCCGAAGCGATTGATTTCTGCCACTTTTGCGCCGACGAGATGCAACGGCTGACCCGCCCCCACCGCCGCGATATTCCCGGCGAGGACAACGAGTACTTTTACGAACCCCGCGGTGTCGCGGTGGTGATCGCCCCCTGGAACTTCCCGCTCGCGATCCTGTGCGGCATGACGGCGGCAGCGCTGGTCGCCGGCAATACCGTGATCATGAAGCCCGCCGAGCAGTCTCCGGCAGTCTCCGCCCGACTGATGGACGCGTTTGAAGAAGCCGGCGTACCAAAAGGCGTCGTCAACTATCTGCCGGGCATCGGTGAAGAAGTCGGCCCGGTACTGGTGAAGCACCCCGACACCTCGTTGATCGCGTTCACCGGCAGTCGCGCCGTCGGCATGCTGATTGCGCGTCAGGCAGCGGAACTGGCCGAGGGACAGGAGCAGATCAAGCGTGTCATCGCAGAGCTCGGCGGCAAGAACGCCGTGATCGTCGACGACGACGCCGACCTGGACGAAGCCGTTCACGGCGTGGTCGCGAGCGCATTCGGTTACTCGGGGCAGAAGTGCTCCGCCTGCTCGCGTGTCATTGTCCTGGACAGTGTCTACGAGACATTCCTTTCGCGGCTCGTCGAATCGACACGCAGCCTGGAGATCGGCCCCGCGGAGAATCCCGGCTACTACCTCGGGCCGGTGATTGATGATGAAGCTCAGAGGCGCATCCTCGCGATGATCGACCGGGCCAGGCGGCAGTCGCGTCTTGCGTATCAGGCAGACGTCAGCGCGCTTGCCAGCGAGGGCAGCTATGTGCCGCCGACGATCTTCGCAGATGTTTCGCCGTCAGCCTCCATCGCACAGGAAGAAGTGTTCGGTCCGGTGCTGGCGGTGATCCGCGCCGCGGATTTGACCGATGCGCTTCGTATCGCCAACGGGACAAAGTATGCCCTGACCGGCGGCCTGTTCTCGCGAAGTCCGGCGAACATCGATCGGGTGCGACGCGAGTTCCGTGTCGGCAACCTCTACATCAACCGCAAGATCACCGGCGCGCTGGTCGACCGACAGCCCTTCGGCGGATTCAAGTTGAGCGGTGTCGGCAGCAAAGCCGGCGGGCCGGACTACCTGCAGCAGTTCTTGATCCCAAGAGTCATCACGGAAAACACCCTGCGCCGAGGCTTTGCGCCGGCGGTTGACGAGTAG
- a CDS encoding BPL-N domain-containing protein, with translation MSSADRADYERNKAWQRQRTADATLSQSAPAAPPDVGVYIDAGVWHLGARSIVEAVESSGVRCRLLDHSDLSPGGLQGLRAVIFPGGWAPLQRDVNSPAAWTEIRRFVADGGRYIGVCAGAYLASTSVTWYGQSYRYPLNLFDGNADGPLRGLSPYPTPGGVRLSVTEAGRERGLAALGEADVYYNGGSCFVGRGTGENAMTTLATYPDGSAAVITQRLGQGEIVLIGAHPERPSPAIAGPASPVPAHAITFYGSLVKR, from the coding sequence ATGTCCTCGGCCGATCGCGCCGACTACGAACGAAACAAGGCCTGGCAGCGACAACGCACGGCCGACGCAACACTATCGCAGTCCGCCCCGGCAGCGCCGCCGGACGTGGGCGTCTACATCGACGCCGGAGTTTGGCATCTGGGCGCTCGCTCGATCGTCGAAGCGGTCGAATCGTCAGGCGTGCGGTGTCGCCTCCTGGATCACTCCGACCTTTCGCCTGGGGGACTACAGGGACTTAGGGCTGTCATCTTTCCCGGCGGATGGGCCCCGCTTCAGCGCGACGTCAATTCGCCGGCGGCTTGGACTGAGATCCGTCGGTTTGTCGCCGATGGCGGACGTTACATCGGTGTCTGTGCCGGCGCGTATCTGGCTTCAACCTCCGTCACCTGGTACGGCCAATCGTACCGCTACCCACTGAACCTGTTCGACGGCAACGCCGACGGCCCTCTGCGCGGCCTGTCTCCCTACCCGACACCCGGCGGCGTTCGCCTGTCCGTCACCGAGGCCGGACGCGAACGCGGCTTGGCAGCATTGGGCGAAGCAGACGTCTACTACAACGGCGGCTCCTGTTTCGTCGGGCGAGGTACCGGCGAAAACGCGATGACCACCCTGGCCACCTACCCCGATGGTTCAGCGGCTGTCATCACGCAACGGCTCGGGCAAGGTGAGATCGTGCTGATCGGCGCCCACCCGGAACGCCCCTCGCCTGCGATTGCCGGCCCCGCGTCGCCGGTTCCGGCGCATGCGATCACGTTCTACGGCTCTCTCGTAAAGAGATGA
- a CDS encoding MarC family protein: MDFLQAFIPLFVSIDSIGLVPIFLAVTAPLTEARRRRAAFHSVFAATALTISFMFLGELLFQFLGIRDSDFRIGGGVILLVLAVTDLCMKGKPAVAEDDDDVGLFPLAMPMIAGPATLTTILVIRGKYGTPTTMLALSANLLVLLAVLLLSSRFARLLGPGVLRALSKLVMVFLAAIAVNFIRTGIAETIGK, translated from the coding sequence ATGGACTTCCTCCAAGCGTTCATCCCGTTGTTCGTCTCGATCGACTCGATCGGGTTGGTTCCCATCTTCCTGGCCGTCACCGCCCCTCTGACGGAAGCCAGGCGACGCCGTGCGGCGTTTCACTCGGTGTTCGCCGCTACGGCGCTCACCATCTCGTTCATGTTCCTCGGCGAACTGCTGTTCCAGTTTCTCGGGATCAGGGACAGCGATTTCCGGATCGGCGGCGGTGTTATCCTGCTGGTCCTTGCCGTGACCGACCTCTGCATGAAAGGAAAGCCGGCCGTCGCAGAAGACGACGACGATGTCGGTCTTTTCCCCCTGGCGATGCCGATGATCGCCGGCCCGGCCACGCTGACGACGATCCTGGTGATCCGCGGGAAGTACGGAACCCCGACTACTATGCTGGCGCTGTCGGCGAATCTGCTGGTGCTGCTGGCTGTCCTGCTATTGAGTTCACGATTCGCCCGGCTGCTCGGTCCCGGCGTGCTCCGTGCGCTCAGCAAACTGGTGATGGTTTTTCTCGCCGCGATCGCCGTAAACTTCATCCGGACCGGAATCGCCGAGACAATCGGGAAATAG
- a CDS encoding alpha/beta hydrolase family protein: MNFTTLPGLLVLVIVVNSLAVRAIAAPAEGYDPLQVAKTLKPHTLDLVVKDVDRNREIPLRVYLPTAASPAPVVLFSHGLGGSRENNPYLGEHWSGRGYVVVVMQHIGSDISVWKDVPMAQRLTSLKQAANLQNTLLRLRDVPAVIDQLERWNKSSDSPLAGRLDLRRIGMSGHSFGAITTQGVSGQRTARGDATFTDKRIKAAIAMSPDSPKNGDLSKLFGGVQIPWLLMTGTNDVAMVGTADVASRTAVFPALPPGGKYEIVLDGGEHDAFGDRDLPGSNNKRNPNHHRVILALSTAFWDAYLREDAQAKAWLDGSGPSTVLEKQDRWQKK; this comes from the coding sequence ATGAACTTCACAACGCTGCCGGGGCTCCTGGTGCTCGTCATCGTCGTCAACAGCCTGGCCGTTAGAGCCATCGCTGCGCCCGCCGAAGGGTACGACCCGCTCCAGGTCGCCAAGACATTAAAACCGCACACGCTCGACCTGGTCGTGAAAGACGTCGACCGCAATCGCGAGATTCCGCTTCGCGTCTACCTTCCGACGGCGGCGTCGCCGGCACCAGTGGTGTTGTTCAGCCACGGGCTCGGCGGATCGCGCGAGAATAACCCGTATCTCGGCGAACACTGGTCGGGCCGCGGGTACGTCGTTGTCGTGATGCAGCATATCGGCAGCGACATCTCCGTCTGGAAAGACGTCCCGATGGCGCAACGACTGACATCCCTCAAGCAGGCCGCCAACCTTCAGAACACGCTCCTGCGTCTGCGCGATGTTCCGGCGGTGATCGATCAATTGGAGCGATGGAACAAATCCAGCGATTCGCCGCTGGCCGGCAGGCTCGATCTCAGGCGGATCGGCATGTCCGGGCACTCGTTCGGCGCGATCACAACGCAGGGCGTGAGCGGACAACGCACCGCCCGCGGCGACGCCACCTTCACCGACAAACGCATCAAAGCCGCCATCGCGATGAGCCCCGACTCCCCGAAGAACGGCGACCTGTCAAAGCTCTTCGGGGGTGTGCAGATCCCCTGGCTGCTCATGACCGGCACCAACGACGTCGCCATGGTCGGTACCGCCGATGTCGCCTCCCGCACGGCCGTGTTCCCGGCGCTGCCACCGGGCGGCAAGTACGAGATCGTTCTCGACGGCGGCGAGCACGATGCGTTTGGCGATCGCGATCTGCCCGGCAGCAACAACAAGCGGAACCCTAACCATCACCGCGTCATTCTCGCGCTCAGCACCGCGTTCTGGGACGCCTACCTTCGCGAAGACGCCCAGGCCAAGGCATGGCTCGACGGCAGCGGTCCTTCCACGGTTCTCGAAAAGCAGGACCGGTGGCAGAAGAAGTAG
- a CDS encoding adenylate/guanylate cyclase domain-containing protein, with product MRRLRLGKLHAQHPGRKWLAAGAIALLAALLSTTARHVPGLSTAAVLLDDTLYDTFYRIRPVESRASGDVILVVVDDRSIHELAERGVSWPFPRDLWGRTVGFLERSGAKVIAFDILFETPSGYEKYVGDDEAFATAINDAKVPLVIATLATGDGRAGPFAPKADPAKYRLGAVNLRIGKTLRVYEPTVRSQPSLAVRTLEAAGKAVPPWATEPFRLHYYGPHQQADGKRTYTYLSAISIFAASKAKTPEQMQASGVDPNLFKDKIVLLGAISAGTYDLKSAPLSEIYPGVEVQATAIDNLLHDQRVVQAGLSTTALAAFAGALLAATLVLIPRKTLHKLVGVIVAAAVLVGSAILMFRGGTILWLPLASPLTALLAATIGAFAWSYYTEDRNRRLIVKAFGQYVSPAVVAEIEKDPARIRLTGDRHVMTVLFTDIEGFTSLSEKLEDERLTELLNYYFDEMEPLIFAEDGTLDKYIGDAIMGFWNAPLPQSDHAFRACRTALEMEQRERNIQPELVRMGADRCITRIGINTGPMVVGDMGSRSRFNYTVLGDSVNLGARLEGANKFYGSRILIAESTAVLVKDRFIVRRLDLLQVKGKKKPMPVYELMAEIGKSPDESAFLDRAQRYEASWALYRLQNWEDAEAVLQDLLSRHPTDIPAAMLLARVNELKSHPPGEGWDGVYVAKGK from the coding sequence ATGCGTCGACTTCGCCTCGGAAAGCTTCATGCACAGCACCCGGGCCGCAAGTGGCTTGCGGCCGGGGCGATTGCGTTGCTGGCGGCGCTGCTGTCAACAACGGCCCGTCATGTTCCCGGTCTCAGCACCGCGGCAGTTCTGCTCGACGACACGCTCTATGACACCTTCTATCGTATCCGCCCTGTCGAAAGCCGTGCGTCGGGCGATGTGATCCTGGTTGTCGTTGACGACCGCAGCATTCATGAACTGGCCGAGCGTGGCGTGTCATGGCCTTTCCCGCGCGATCTATGGGGTCGGACGGTCGGGTTTCTGGAGCGCAGCGGGGCGAAGGTTATTGCGTTCGATATCCTGTTCGAAACGCCAAGCGGGTATGAAAAGTACGTTGGCGACGACGAGGCGTTTGCCACGGCGATCAACGACGCGAAGGTACCGCTGGTGATCGCGACACTTGCGACCGGGGATGGCCGGGCGGGGCCATTTGCGCCCAAAGCCGATCCGGCGAAGTATCGATTGGGGGCGGTGAATCTCAGGATCGGCAAAACGCTGCGGGTCTACGAACCGACCGTGCGATCGCAGCCGAGCCTCGCGGTTCGCACGCTCGAGGCTGCCGGCAAAGCCGTTCCGCCCTGGGCGACGGAGCCCTTCCGACTGCACTACTACGGCCCGCACCAGCAGGCCGACGGAAAGCGCACCTACACCTATCTGTCCGCGATCAGCATCTTCGCTGCGAGCAAAGCAAAAACGCCCGAGCAAATGCAGGCCAGCGGCGTTGATCCGAACCTGTTCAAAGACAAGATCGTGCTCCTGGGCGCGATCTCTGCCGGCACTTACGATTTGAAGAGCGCTCCATTGTCGGAGATCTATCCCGGTGTCGAGGTGCAGGCGACCGCGATCGACAACCTGCTACACGACCAACGAGTCGTCCAGGCCGGCCTGTCGACAACGGCGCTGGCGGCATTCGCCGGCGCACTGCTCGCCGCGACGTTGGTGCTGATCCCCCGCAAGACACTGCACAAACTGGTCGGTGTGATCGTCGCGGCTGCCGTACTGGTCGGCTCGGCGATATTGATGTTCCGCGGGGGAACCATCCTGTGGCTGCCGCTGGCATCGCCGCTGACCGCGCTTCTTGCGGCCACGATCGGGGCGTTCGCCTGGAGTTACTACACCGAAGACCGCAATCGCCGTCTCATCGTCAAGGCGTTCGGACAGTACGTCTCGCCGGCAGTGGTCGCGGAGATTGAGAAGGACCCGGCGCGCATCCGGCTGACCGGCGATCGGCACGTGATGACGGTGCTGTTTACCGATATCGAGGGGTTCACCAGTCTGAGCGAAAAGCTGGAGGACGAGCGGCTGACCGAATTGCTCAACTACTACTTCGACGAGATGGAGCCGCTGATCTTCGCCGAGGACGGTACGCTCGATAAGTATATCGGCGACGCGATCATGGGCTTCTGGAATGCGCCTCTGCCGCAGTCCGACCACGCGTTTCGCGCCTGCAGAACTGCACTGGAGATGGAACAGCGGGAGCGAAACATCCAGCCCGAATTGGTGCGGATGGGTGCCGACCGTTGCATCACGCGCATCGGCATCAACACCGGGCCGATGGTTGTCGGCGACATGGGCTCACGGAGTCGCTTCAACTACACGGTGCTGGGAGATTCAGTGAACCTGGGCGCTCGGCTGGAAGGAGCAAACAAGTTCTACGGATCCAGGATCCTGATCGCCGAATCGACGGCCGTGCTCGTGAAAGACCGGTTTATCGTCCGCCGTCTCGACCTGCTGCAGGTTAAGGGCAAGAAGAAGCCGATGCCTGTCTATGAGCTGATGGCGGAGATCGGCAAGTCGCCGGATGAATCTGCGTTCCTGGACCGCGCTCAACGGTACGAGGCATCGTGGGCGTTGTATCGGCTTCAGAACTGGGAAGACGCCGAGGCGGTCCTTCAGGATCTGCTAAGCAGGCATCCGACCGACATTCCAGCGGCCATGCTGCTGGCGCGGGTTAATGAACTGAAGTCACATCCGCCCGGCGAGGGGTGGGATGGCGTATACGTCGCGAAGGGGAAGTAA
- the nadA gene encoding quinolinate synthase NadA, translating into MTKVWQLPIPPIYRKLPEPELRTRIAAAKATLGSRLAILGHHYQQDAIIDFADFTGDSFELSRRAADQKGVEYVVFCGVHFMAESADILTDESVRVILPDMGAGCSMADMANLDQTLDAWAQLKEVSGDQPIIPITYMNSSAAIKAFVGEHGGAVCTSSNCRNVLEWAFKGGELPEGPAGSVTPKILFFPDQHLGRNTAYAMGVPLDRMIVWDPKQDLGGNTEEQVRNAIVVLWKGHCSVHALFRPEHIDDVRRNHPNMKVIVHPECKWEVVQKADMAGSTAYIVKQVEAAPPGTEWAIGTEVHLVNRLKQQHPDQKIVVLSDCQCLCTTMYRIDLPHLCWVLENLVDGKVVNEIRVDAHTRKWATVALQRMLAIKGTGNPIGKQQPAGTTVD; encoded by the coding sequence ATGACCAAGGTCTGGCAACTTCCCATCCCTCCGATCTACCGAAAACTCCCCGAGCCGGAGCTGCGCACCCGCATCGCCGCCGCCAAGGCGACGCTCGGTTCGCGACTGGCGATCCTCGGGCACCACTACCAGCAGGACGCGATCATCGACTTCGCCGATTTCACCGGCGACAGCTTCGAACTGTCCCGGCGTGCCGCCGATCAGAAAGGCGTCGAGTACGTCGTCTTCTGCGGCGTGCACTTCATGGCCGAGAGCGCCGACATCCTGACCGACGAATCCGTCCGCGTGATCCTCCCCGATATGGGTGCCGGCTGCTCCATGGCCGACATGGCCAACCTCGACCAGACGCTCGACGCCTGGGCACAGCTGAAGGAAGTCTCCGGGGACCAGCCGATCATCCCCATCACGTACATGAACAGCTCGGCGGCGATCAAGGCCTTTGTCGGCGAGCATGGCGGCGCCGTCTGCACCAGCAGCAACTGCCGCAACGTCCTCGAGTGGGCGTTCAAAGGCGGCGAGTTGCCGGAAGGGCCTGCAGGCTCGGTTACACCGAAGATCCTGTTCTTTCCTGACCAGCACCTTGGCCGCAATACCGCTTACGCCATGGGCGTTCCTCTCGATCGGATGATCGTGTGGGATCCAAAGCAGGACCTCGGTGGAAACACTGAAGAGCAGGTCCGCAACGCAATCGTGGTGCTCTGGAAAGGCCACTGCTCGGTCCACGCATTGTTCCGCCCCGAGCACATCGATGACGTTCGACGCAATCACCCCAACATGAAGGTGATCGTCCACCCCGAGTGCAAATGGGAGGTCGTGCAGAAGGCTGACATGGCCGGCAGCACCGCGTACATCGTCAAGCAGGTGGAGGCCGCCCCGCCAGGCACCGAATGGGCGATCGGCACCGAGGTGCACCTGGTGAACCGCCTGAAGCAGCAGCACCCGGATCAGAAGATCGTCGTGCTGAGCGACTGCCAGTGCCTCTGCACGACCATGTACCGCATCGACCTGCCGCACCTCTGCTGGGTGCTGGAGAACCTGGTAGACGGCAAGGTCGTCAACGAGATTCGGGTCGATGCCCACACCCGCAAGTGGGCGACCGTGGCACTGCAGCGAATGCTGGCGATCAAGGGAACCGGCAACCCCATCGGCAAGCAGCAACCTGCTGGCACGACCGTGGATTGA